The following proteins are co-located in the Haliotis asinina isolate JCU_RB_2024 chromosome 13, JCU_Hal_asi_v2, whole genome shotgun sequence genome:
- the LOC137260109 gene encoding uncharacterized protein: protein MHRMLSSDYPKILSALEETYGLGAFIYVGSSFQCLFPRHSQKIYKITTELICDMCIFPKNKPAILITVGKDTKLISHLNRYNLQMKSVLEEWIRETLVEFKALSGVVTPDDFQISGNFNRIISHTEKQSPTKVLPLTLGTMILTMETFLQKLATCRFIQRFYGVSTETIYLDQELFEELIELMEEKNTKTVYSKYSDYTMLLACELGYRLALIGHTSIHSKSEEKREFEQLRKAHNVSISISYDRGIAAENLEEGDMLLSSWKEGVILFRAESAEIAAARRALASGVLKRSVQDVQDEESRKKLMDLACLHIRRAEEQLENALRHADSTHPKSVLESFNMYSRDEMQFYPVETDAVCMSPTPESRSFKDRTVQGDLDSESYISESSTLIDTAEAGMCGEYPLGHLGHMAPSQITEKDETTSITSAGLDRPTISHPGDTLHNINTVDWSARKRVKDQSHLFTWLGRTETNIERNKLGNMSYISTEELLPYRKEPSCRNINSPADSEGPHQRKQPFVKQNKKLTPQQRCTQSATDASEERLSPSHQLRDGASTSYIPNQDTPTGDTSTNASEERPSPFYLHREPTNTSYIPNQDTPTEDKSTNASEERPSPFYHHREPTNTSYISNQDTPTGDTSTNASEERPSPFYLHREPTNTSYIPNQDTSTKDKSTNASEERPSPFYHHREPTNTSYIPNQDTLTRDKSIPKHNRSAGNESHIKPKRGQPFHTFVGESHPTDQGEPKPMEDNTMNSPRLDALIAIPKGVVKRRSVAFE, encoded by the exons ATGCACAGGATGTTGTCCAGTGACTACCCAAAGATTCTGTCTGCACTTGAAGAAACATATGGATTGGGAGCATTTATCTACGTTGGGTCGTCTTTTCAGTGCCTGTTTCCAAGACATTcgcaaaaaatatacaaaattacGACAGAGTTGATATGTGACATGTGCATTTTCCCAAAGAATAAACCAGCTATTCTAATAACTGTTGGAAAGGACACAAAATTGATTTCCCATTTAAACAGGTACAATTTGCAAATGAAAAGTGTGTTGGAAGAATGGATAAGAGAAACACTTGTTGAATTCAAAGCTTTGTCTGGAGTTGTAACTCCTGATGACTTTCAAATCAGTGGCAACTTCAACCGCATAATTTCCCACACAGAGAAGCAGTCTCCGACAAAAGTTCTTCCCTTAACTTTGGGAACAATGATTCTGACTATGGAAACCTTTCTTCAGAAGCTGGCAACCTGCAGGTTCATTCAACGATTTTATGGAGTTTCCACGGAAACTATATATCTTGATCAAGAGTTATTTGAAGAATTAATTGAACTGATGGAAGAGAAAAATACCAAAACTGTGTATTCCAAATATTCAGACTATACAATGCTCCTGGCTTGTGAACTCGGGTACAGGTTAGCTCTGATTGGTCACACATCGATCCATTCAAAATCAGAAGAAAAGAGAGAATTCGAACAACTAAG GAAAGCACACAACGTGTCCATATCAATCAGTTATGACAGGGGTATTGCTGCTGAGAACTTGGAAGAAGGTGATATGCTCTTGTCGTCATGGAAAGAAGGTGTGATTCTGTTTCGAGCGG AGTCAGCAGAGATTGCAGCTGCTCGAAGAGCGTTGGCATCGGGTGTTCTTAAGCGCAGTGTGCAGGATGTGCAGGATGAAGAAAGTCGCAAAAAGTTGATGGACCTCGCTTGTTTGCACATTAGAAGGGCAGAGGAACAATTAGAGAACGCACTTCGTCATGCTGACTCTACACACCCGAAATCAGTTCTGGAATCATTCAATATGTATTCACGAGATGAGATGCAGTTCTATCCTGTGGAGA CTGATGCAGTGTGTATGTCGCCGACACCAGAGAGTCGCAG CTTCAAAGACAGGACAGTACAAGGGGATCTAGATTCCGAGTCTTACATATCAGAATCATCCACTCTCATTGACACAGCAGAAGCGGGAATGTGTGGAGAATATCCTCTTGGACATTTGGGTCACATGGCACCTTCACAGATCACAGAGAAGGACGAGACAACGTCCATTACATCTGCTGGACTTGACAGACCAACCATTAGTCATCCAGGAGATACACTGCATAATATAAACACAGTCGACTGGAGCGCAAGAAAAAGGGTAAAAGATCAATCTCACCTGTTTACATGGCTGGGCCGGACAGAAACAAACATAGAAAGAAACAAACTAGGGAATATGTCGTATATATCAACAGAAGAGCTACTACCATATAGGAAGGAGCCATCCTGTCGAAACATAAACAGTCCTGCAGATTCAGAAGGCccacatcaaagaaaacaaCCATTcgtaaagcaaaacaaaaaacttaCGCCTCAGCAAAGATGTACACAGTCAGCCACAGACGCAAGTGAAGAAAGGCTCAGTCCCTCTCATCAACTCAGGGACGGTGCTAGTACTTCATATATCCCAAACCAAGATACACCAACAGGAGACACAAGCACAAACGCAAGTGAAGAAAGACCCAGTCCCTTTTACCTTCACAGGGAACCTACCAATACTTCATATATACCTAACCAAGATACACCAACAGAAGACAAAAGCACAAACGCAAGCGAAGAAAGGCCCAGTCCCTTTTACCATCACAGGGAACCTACCAATACTTCATATATATCTAACCAAGATACACCAACAGGAGACACAAGCACAAACGCAAGTGAAGAAAGACCCAGTCCCTTTTACCTTCACAGGGAACCTACCAATACTTCATATATACCTAACCAAGATACATCAACAAAAGACAAAAGCACAAACGCAAGTGAAGAAAGGCCCAGTCCTTTTTACCATCACAGGGAACCTACCAATACTTCATATATACCTAACCAAGATACTTTGACAAGAGACAAAAGCATCCCGAAACACAACCGAAGTGCTGGGAATGAATCACATATAAAACCAAAACGAGGCCAACCGTTCCATACGTTTGTGGGCGAGTCACACCCCACAGACCAAGGTGAACCCAAACCAATGGAAGACAACACCATGAACAGTCCCAGATTAGACGCCCTCATTGCCATACCCAAAGGTGTTGTTAAACGAAGGAGTGTAGCTTTTGAATGA